In Glycine max cultivar Williams 82 chromosome 7, Glycine_max_v4.0, whole genome shotgun sequence, a single window of DNA contains:
- the LOC100786562 gene encoding uncharacterized protein → MKKLYRKGTVHPSPSPSPPTISDHLSFLPAAILTLTLSLSSEDREVLAYLISCSSNNNFSGNPRRKPKVVADGDHPPLFNCSCFRCYMSYWVRWNSSPNHQLIHEIIDAFEDSLTHTAKPSRKDKRNKRGSKPKPPEMTRSEFPSSPPESLPESSSSGAGAGEVEAGQGGDDEEKGSVRRFVSFIGERIWGAWGQ, encoded by the coding sequence ATGAAGAAGCTCTACCGTAAAGGAACCGTCCACCCCTCTCCCTCGCCGTCTCCGCCAACCATCTCCGACCACCTCTCCTTCCTCCCCGCCGCCATCCTCACCCTCACTCTTTCCCTCTCTTCGGAGGACAGAGAAGTCCTTGCATACCTCATCTCATGCTCATCCAACAACAACTTTTCCGGCAACCCTCGCCGGAAACCTAAGGTTGTCGCGGACGGCGATCACCCTCCTCTCTTCAACTGCAGTTGCTTCCGGTGCTACATGAGCTACTGGGTCCGCTGGAACTCCTCTCCCAACCACCAACTCATACACGAAATCATCGACGCCTTCGAAGACTCTCTCACCCACACCGCAAAGCCTTCTAGAAAGGACAAGAGAAACAAGAGGGGTTCAAAACCCAAGCCTCCCGAGATGACTCGCTCCGAGTTTCCCTCTTCGCCGCCGGAATCGTTGCCGGAGAGTAGCAGTAGCGGCGCTGGTGCCGGCGAGGTTGAGGCTGGTCAAGGCGGTGACGATGAGGAGAAAGGGTCGGTGAGAAGGTTTGTGAGTTTCATTGGAGAAAGGATTTGGGGCGCTTGGGGTCAgtga